One Parasphingorhabdus cellanae genomic region harbors:
- the aroB gene encoding 3-dehydroquinate synthase — protein sequence MTRIPVDLAGNGYDILVESGALNTIADHLEPHLKNNRAFVITDSNVAAKWLEPLQMNLQNSGIKVISHVLPAGEQTKSWKVLEQLTDWLLDNGTERSDTLIALGGGVIGDLTGFTASILKRGCRFIQIPTSLLAQVDSSVGGKTAINSRAGKNLIGRFNQPQFVLIDPLVLGTLSDRELRAGYAEVVKYGLINNAPFFDWCEENGSALLNRDPEALSYAISQSVQAKAGIVADDEKELSGRRALLNLGHTFGHALEAETGYSSKLVHGEGVAAGMALAFHYSERRGHCGAADARRVAAHLKDSGLPYSLKSASIDASGEQLVQHMLHDKKMTAGNLPFLLANGIGQTFLADDVELKDVAMFLDQAE from the coding sequence ATGACTCGAATACCTGTCGATCTTGCTGGCAATGGGTATGATATCCTTGTGGAATCGGGCGCGTTAAATACCATCGCAGATCACCTCGAACCTCATCTCAAAAATAATCGAGCGTTCGTGATAACGGACTCGAATGTTGCGGCCAAATGGCTGGAACCATTGCAGATGAATTTGCAGAATTCCGGGATTAAAGTGATCAGTCATGTTCTGCCTGCCGGCGAACAAACCAAAAGCTGGAAAGTGCTTGAGCAATTGACCGATTGGTTATTGGATAATGGCACCGAACGATCTGACACACTGATTGCTTTAGGCGGTGGCGTCATTGGTGATCTTACTGGTTTTACTGCCTCAATCCTGAAACGCGGTTGTCGGTTTATCCAGATCCCTACCAGCCTGCTCGCGCAAGTTGACAGCAGCGTCGGCGGGAAAACCGCTATTAACAGCCGTGCTGGCAAGAACCTGATCGGTCGTTTCAACCAACCGCAATTTGTCCTCATTGATCCGCTGGTGCTTGGCACATTGTCTGACCGGGAATTACGCGCTGGCTATGCGGAAGTTGTCAAATATGGCTTGATCAACAATGCGCCTTTTTTCGACTGGTGCGAGGAAAATGGCTCCGCCTTGTTAAATCGCGACCCCGAGGCTTTGAGCTATGCCATAAGCCAAAGCGTCCAAGCCAAAGCCGGAATCGTTGCGGATGACGAGAAGGAACTCAGCGGCCGCCGCGCGTTACTCAATCTGGGTCATACATTCGGCCATGCGCTAGAAGCTGAAACCGGTTACTCGAGCAAACTGGTTCATGGCGAGGGCGTGGCAGCAGGTATGGCATTGGCCTTTCATTATTCTGAAAGGCGTGGTCATTGTGGTGCAGCCGATGCGCGCCGTGTAGCCGCTCATTTGAAAGATTCAGGACTACCATACAGCTTGAAAAGCGCTTCGATCGATGCTTCGGGTGAGCAGTTGGTTCAACATATGCTGCATGACAAGAAGATGACCGCGGGGAACCTGCCCTTTCTGTTGGCCAATGGCATCGGACAGACTTTTCTTGCGGATGACGTTGAATTGAAGGACGTCGCCATGTTTCTCGATCAGGCTGAATAG
- a CDS encoding tyrosine recombinase, with product MTSSDPAYIERFLEMMAAESGASPNTLSAYRSDLEQASGIKRGSLWDVDRDGLQDIISAWSDLKNNSVSRKSSSLRRFFGFLVEEGFRQDDPSNGLPRPAGQRSLPKILSHEEIARLFETIESALESAKVLPKDVRLAALVELLYGSGLRASELVSLPRKSAMADRPFLIINGKGGKERLVPISDRARHAVKRWTAYVEPDEKYLFPSRAGHLSRIRLFQIIKDLAVKSDINPTKLSPHVLRHAFATHLLEGGADLRALQTLLGHSDISTTQIYTHVDSARLVELVNSRHPLGRHDLSR from the coding sequence ATGACGAGTAGTGACCCCGCCTATATTGAACGTTTCCTAGAGATGATGGCGGCAGAAAGTGGCGCTTCTCCCAATACATTGTCAGCCTATCGATCCGATCTTGAACAAGCATCAGGTATAAAAAGGGGTTCGCTTTGGGACGTAGATCGAGACGGATTGCAGGATATTATCAGCGCTTGGAGTGATTTGAAAAATAATAGCGTTTCCCGCAAGTCTTCGTCTTTGCGCCGGTTTTTTGGTTTTCTGGTCGAGGAAGGTTTCCGTCAGGACGATCCCTCCAATGGACTTCCGCGCCCCGCAGGACAGCGTTCGCTGCCAAAAATTTTGTCTCATGAAGAAATTGCGAGACTTTTCGAGACGATCGAATCCGCGTTGGAATCCGCTAAGGTTCTACCAAAAGATGTGCGGCTGGCGGCTCTTGTCGAACTGCTATATGGTTCCGGTCTCAGGGCCAGTGAACTAGTATCGTTACCGCGTAAATCTGCGATGGCGGATCGCCCATTCTTGATCATCAACGGCAAAGGCGGAAAGGAACGACTGGTTCCGATTTCTGATCGTGCGCGCCACGCCGTCAAGAGATGGACTGCATATGTCGAGCCAGATGAAAAATATCTGTTCCCATCACGGGCAGGTCATCTCAGCCGGATAAGATTGTTTCAGATTATCAAGGATCTCGCAGTCAAATCAGACATTAATCCAACGAAGCTAAGTCCCCATGTTCTGCGCCATGCGTTCGCCACGCATTTATTGGAAGGGGGCGCTGATCTTCGGGCATTGCAAACGTTGTTGGGCCACAGCGATATCAGTACAACTCAGATATACACACATGTGGACAGCGCTCGCCTAGTCGAGCTTGTAAACAGCCGGCACCCTCTCGGTCGTCATGATCTCTCGCGTTGA
- a CDS encoding M48 family metalloprotease has translation MNSKTILSTVAILSLTACGGTGADAGSVESASNGASAQGGPARSISAEDKKKGSEAHPQLLQEFGGIYSGPQTAYVVRVGQDIAVQSGLGDARSDFTVTLLNSPVNNAFAIPGGYVYLTRQLMALMNDEAEMAGVLGHEVGHVAARHGQKRQKAAQRNSILGALGQIGAAILLGDSALGKLGQEVFGTGSQLLTLRYSRKQEYEADDLGIRYLASAGYDPQALSTMLESLAAQSAIDARAAGRDARSVPEWASTHPDPAQRVSRAARNAQKLGVSSGKRNRDAFLANVDGVMYGDDPKQGVIQGNDFLHPDLRLKFAVPNGFKMQNGARAVTISGSAGQGQFTTAAYNGNMASYIDSAFRQLSGQGQAISYGDIQRTTVNGLPASYAIGRVNGKSGQIDVTIFAYEFSKSSAFHFATLAPAGRASVFTPMYDSVKRLTSAEAAAIKPRKIDVVTVRSGDTIDSLSRKMAYTSYSKDRFLVLNRLRSNDGLRVGQKVKIVTY, from the coding sequence ATGAATAGCAAAACAATTCTGTCTACCGTTGCGATACTGTCATTGACAGCTTGCGGTGGTACTGGTGCTGATGCGGGGTCGGTTGAGTCCGCCAGCAACGGGGCCTCCGCGCAAGGGGGACCAGCAAGATCGATTTCAGCCGAAGACAAGAAAAAAGGTTCAGAGGCACATCCGCAACTATTACAGGAATTTGGAGGCATTTATTCCGGCCCTCAAACCGCTTATGTCGTTCGCGTCGGTCAGGATATTGCCGTGCAATCTGGACTGGGCGATGCTCGTAGCGACTTTACCGTTACCTTGCTCAACAGTCCGGTGAACAACGCTTTCGCGATTCCCGGCGGATATGTTTATCTTACTCGTCAACTTATGGCATTGATGAATGACGAAGCTGAAATGGCCGGCGTTCTTGGTCACGAAGTGGGTCATGTTGCTGCTCGTCATGGCCAGAAGCGCCAGAAAGCTGCGCAACGGAACAGTATTTTGGGCGCTTTGGGCCAAATCGGAGCCGCCATTTTATTGGGTGACTCTGCGTTGGGTAAGCTGGGGCAAGAAGTCTTCGGAACTGGCAGTCAGCTGCTTACCCTAAGATATTCTAGGAAACAGGAATATGAGGCCGACGACCTCGGCATCCGATATCTCGCATCTGCTGGTTATGATCCCCAGGCTTTGTCGACAATGCTGGAGTCACTGGCTGCACAATCGGCTATTGATGCGCGTGCCGCTGGCCGAGATGCTCGCTCGGTACCGGAATGGGCCAGCACCCACCCTGATCCTGCGCAGCGTGTCTCACGTGCTGCAAGAAATGCTCAAAAATTGGGCGTTTCAAGTGGAAAGCGCAATCGCGATGCGTTTTTGGCCAACGTAGATGGCGTCATGTATGGGGATGATCCGAAGCAAGGCGTTATTCAAGGTAATGACTTTCTGCATCCTGACTTGCGATTGAAATTTGCGGTACCCAATGGCTTCAAAATGCAAAATGGTGCTCGAGCGGTCACAATAAGCGGTTCTGCGGGACAAGGGCAGTTTACCACGGCAGCTTATAACGGCAATATGGCAAGCTATATTGATTCTGCTTTTCGGCAGCTGTCGGGGCAGGGCCAGGCTATTTCCTATGGAGATATTCAGCGAACAACTGTCAATGGTTTACCTGCATCTTATGCAATTGGACGGGTAAATGGCAAAAGCGGTCAGATCGATGTGACAATATTTGCCTATGAATTTTCAAAATCCAGCGCTTTTCATTTTGCAACTTTGGCACCAGCTGGCCGTGCCTCAGTCTTTACGCCGATGTATGACAGCGTCAAACGACTGACATCAGCTGAAGCTGCTGCCATCAAACCACGCAAAATTGATGTGGTAACAGTAAGAAGTGGGGATACAATCGATAGTCTATCACGCAAAATGGCTTATACCAGCTATTCGAAGGACCGGTTCTTGGTCTTAAATCGCTTGCGTTCCAATGACGGTCTTCGTGTCGGCCAAAAGGTAAAGATCGTTACCTATTGA
- a CDS encoding monovalent cation:proton antiporter-2 (CPA2) family protein, whose product MGDLLLGGFIMLGAALILVLLFRKFGIGAVLGYLIAGILIGPQGFGLISEGETILEFSEIGIILLLFLVGLELAPARLMRLRQAIFGLGMSQVAFCGLALFLLIMATTNFTFAAAIAIGLPLALSSTAQVLPMLQSSGRLNTPTGEKAFSILLFQDLSIIPLLTIVGVLSRAPDEPGALSGWMTAILGVAAIGGLILAGRYVLQPVLELIGKIAERELFIVAGLVAVFGSAALMELIGLSPALGAFIAGVMLANSPYRHELEADIDPFRSLLLGLFFLAVGMMLDVDVIAENTAFVFGAAIALVATKILIIFCLGKLFGMDTLPALGMGMLLSQGGEFGFVLFAEAEQALLIQPEASSLFGAVITVSMATTPLLMLIVERFNVARTEGEVDLDDPSLAEESSVIVVGHGRFGQTVAQMLSGAHVPVTIIDIKPQQIDVSQKFGRKVFYGDGTRVDLLRGAGGDQCAAIVFCMDGTGLTAEALEMIAMSFPKAKLFVRAYDRVHLLEVKKAGIAGAKREVFESAIHLARQAMMAIDVDESLIDEVDREFRQMDCDRLEAQRAAGDMLAGKHIGFGLGDSNKGD is encoded by the coding sequence ATGGGTGATCTGCTGCTGGGCGGTTTCATCATGCTCGGGGCTGCTTTGATATTGGTACTCCTCTTCCGCAAATTCGGTATCGGGGCGGTTCTCGGATATCTGATCGCTGGCATCCTTATTGGTCCCCAAGGATTTGGCCTGATTAGCGAGGGTGAGACCATTCTCGAATTTTCCGAGATAGGGATCATTTTGCTCCTGTTTCTCGTTGGACTGGAACTGGCACCCGCCCGTCTTATGCGGTTACGCCAAGCGATATTCGGACTGGGAATGAGTCAAGTTGCATTCTGTGGATTGGCGCTGTTCCTGCTGATCATGGCGACAACAAATTTCACCTTCGCCGCCGCGATTGCAATTGGCCTGCCGCTCGCGCTGTCATCTACGGCACAGGTGCTGCCAATGCTCCAATCCTCAGGGCGGCTCAACACACCAACCGGAGAGAAAGCATTTTCGATCCTGTTGTTTCAGGATTTGTCGATCATTCCGCTCCTGACCATTGTTGGAGTTTTGTCGAGAGCACCCGATGAGCCGGGAGCGCTGTCTGGTTGGATGACCGCTATACTTGGCGTTGCTGCAATCGGTGGTTTGATATTGGCTGGACGATACGTGCTACAGCCTGTGTTAGAGCTCATAGGGAAGATTGCCGAGCGTGAACTCTTCATAGTCGCAGGACTGGTAGCCGTGTTCGGCAGTGCCGCTTTGATGGAATTGATCGGTCTGTCACCTGCGCTTGGCGCGTTTATCGCTGGTGTGATGCTCGCCAATTCCCCCTATCGCCACGAATTGGAGGCGGATATTGATCCCTTCCGATCTTTGCTTTTGGGGTTGTTCTTTCTGGCCGTCGGCATGATGCTAGATGTCGATGTAATTGCGGAAAATACAGCATTTGTGTTCGGTGCCGCCATTGCGCTGGTCGCCACAAAAATTCTCATCATATTCTGTCTGGGTAAATTGTTCGGAATGGATACGCTGCCTGCGCTGGGCATGGGCATGCTGCTTAGCCAGGGCGGAGAATTTGGTTTTGTCTTGTTTGCTGAGGCTGAGCAAGCGCTGCTGATCCAACCGGAAGCCAGTAGCCTTTTTGGCGCTGTGATTACGGTTTCCATGGCAACAACACCCTTATTGATGTTGATCGTCGAACGTTTCAATGTGGCCCGTACAGAAGGTGAAGTCGATCTTGATGATCCTTCGCTTGCGGAAGAGTCATCTGTCATTGTTGTTGGTCACGGCCGTTTTGGACAGACTGTGGCCCAGATGCTCAGCGGCGCACATGTTCCCGTGACGATCATTGACATCAAGCCGCAGCAAATTGACGTGAGTCAGAAATTTGGCCGCAAGGTTTTCTATGGTGATGGAACTCGTGTAGATCTTTTGCGCGGCGCGGGCGGTGACCAATGCGCCGCAATTGTCTTCTGCATGGATGGCACAGGCTTGACTGCGGAGGCTTTGGAAATGATTGCAATGTCCTTCCCTAAAGCAAAGCTGTTTGTTCGCGCCTATGATCGCGTTCATCTGCTGGAGGTTAAAAAAGCGGGTATCGCCGGGGCGAAGCGGGAAGTTTTCGAATCTGCCATCCATCTGGCTCGTCAGGCGATGATGGCGATCGACGTTGATGAATCGCTAATTGATGAGGTTGATAGGGAATTCAGGCAGATGGACTGCGATCGCCTGGAGGCACAGCGCGCTGCTGGCGATATGCTTGCTGGAAAACATATTGGTTTTGGCCTTGGCGATTCAAATAAGGGGGATTAG
- a CDS encoding shikimate kinase, whose translation MKDPFDRSTEESGGECGILIDKPLVLIGLMGVGKTTVGRRLAKRLNLPFIDADEEIEKAADLKIAEIFDRFGEDYFRDGERRVIARLIDDGRQIIATGGGAFMNEETRKLILSKATAIWLDADIDILVSRVARRDTRPLLKNGDPETILRDLAAKRNPVYALAHLHVTGNDAPHELTVDNIVKALRK comes from the coding sequence ATGAAAGACCCTTTTGACCGATCCACCGAAGAATCCGGTGGGGAGTGTGGTATATTAATCGACAAACCACTGGTTTTGATCGGTTTAATGGGCGTCGGCAAGACAACTGTCGGGCGTCGGCTTGCGAAAAGGCTGAATTTGCCCTTTATTGATGCCGACGAGGAAATTGAAAAAGCAGCCGATCTCAAGATCGCCGAAATTTTTGACCGATTTGGCGAGGACTATTTTCGCGATGGAGAGCGGCGAGTCATCGCGCGCCTTATCGACGATGGTCGGCAGATAATAGCCACGGGCGGCGGCGCGTTTATGAACGAAGAAACGAGAAAGCTTATATTGTCCAAAGCAACGGCAATATGGCTCGATGCGGATATTGATATTCTAGTCAGTCGCGTGGCCCGGCGCGATACACGACCTTTACTCAAAAATGGCGATCCAGAAACGATCCTGCGCGATCTCGCCGCCAAGAGAAATCCCGTATATGCGTTGGCCCACCTCCATGTCACCGGTAATGATGCCCCGCATGAATTGACCGTCGACAACATCGTGAAAGCCCTGCGCAAATGA
- a CDS encoding iron-sulfur cluster assembly scaffold protein, producing the protein MSAALYTREILRLAVSIPHQSRLDKADGTAEVRSRACGSRVAADILLSDDRKIAKLGIEVNACALGQASAAILATEAVSKSADEIADTRQQLAGFLEGVNDSPGDWANMEHLMAAKEHKGRHAAILLPYDAILAAFKAATSASEAA; encoded by the coding sequence ATGAGCGCAGCACTTTATACCCGTGAAATCCTGCGACTGGCGGTTTCGATCCCGCATCAGTCCAGGCTCGACAAGGCTGATGGAACAGCCGAGGTCCGATCACGCGCATGCGGCAGCCGCGTTGCTGCGGATATTCTATTGTCTGACGACAGGAAGATTGCAAAATTGGGCATAGAGGTGAACGCCTGTGCTTTAGGCCAAGCTTCTGCCGCGATACTTGCGACAGAAGCGGTCAGCAAGAGTGCTGACGAAATCGCCGATACAAGACAGCAGCTTGCCGGTTTTTTGGAAGGTGTGAACGACAGTCCCGGCGATTGGGCGAATATGGAGCACCTGATGGCCGCGAAAGAGCACAAAGGTCGCCACGCAGCGATATTATTGCCCTATGACGCGATTCTTGCTGCCTTCAAAGCAGCTACATCTGCAAGCGAGGCAGCTTAG
- a CDS encoding acetyl-CoA carboxylase carboxyltransferase subunit alpha, which translates to MTSFLDFEKPIAALESRIIELRETADEGSLDIESEITKLQTKSAKMLRDTYSNLTPWQKTQVARHPERPHFKDFVAGLFDEFIPLGGDRNFGDDQAILGGFAKMGGQRLIVIGHEKGDDTESRLRHNFGMGKPEGYRKAIRLMDIADRFSLPVVTLVDTSGAFPGVSAEERGQAEAIARSTEKCLSLGVPMVAVIVGEGGSGGAVALAAAERVLMLEHAVYSVISPEGCASILWRTGDKADIAADAMKITAQNLKKLGVIDRIVKEPIGGAHRDTGLCIANLGKAIAEEIEDLTALDRRELRAMRREKFLKIGTL; encoded by the coding sequence ATGACATCTTTTCTTGATTTTGAAAAACCCATTGCAGCACTTGAATCGCGGATCATTGAACTTCGTGAGACAGCGGATGAGGGTTCTCTCGACATCGAGTCCGAAATCACGAAACTGCAGACCAAATCAGCAAAAATGCTTCGCGATACATATTCGAACTTGACGCCCTGGCAAAAGACACAGGTGGCTCGCCATCCAGAGCGTCCGCATTTTAAGGATTTTGTCGCTGGTTTATTTGACGAATTCATTCCACTTGGTGGCGACCGCAATTTTGGCGATGATCAGGCAATTCTCGGCGGTTTTGCGAAAATGGGTGGCCAACGTTTGATCGTTATTGGTCATGAAAAGGGCGACGATACTGAAAGTCGATTGCGTCACAATTTTGGCATGGGAAAACCGGAAGGGTATCGAAAAGCTATAAGACTGATGGATATAGCGGATCGGTTTTCTTTGCCGGTTGTGACTTTGGTCGACACATCAGGTGCATTTCCCGGCGTTTCAGCAGAAGAACGCGGGCAAGCCGAAGCCATCGCACGTTCGACAGAAAAATGCCTGTCATTGGGTGTACCAATGGTTGCTGTTATTGTCGGCGAAGGCGGTTCCGGCGGCGCAGTAGCACTGGCTGCGGCAGAACGCGTATTGATGTTGGAACATGCGGTTTATTCGGTCATTTCGCCAGAAGGCTGCGCGTCGATCTTATGGCGCACCGGCGACAAGGCTGACATCGCGGCAGATGCGATGAAAATTACTGCGCAAAACCTGAAAAAACTGGGTGTTATTGATCGGATAGTAAAAGAGCCGATCGGCGGCGCGCACCGGGACACTGGTTTGTGTATCGCCAATTTGGGAAAGGCCATAGCCGAAGAAATCGAGGACTTAACTGCTCTGGACCGCAGAGAGTTGAGAGCGATGCGCCGCGAAAAATTTCTGAAAATCGGAACCCTTTGA
- a CDS encoding CvpA family protein, translating to MTGLDIFVLLLMGGAAVFGFMRGFVQETLSLIAWVLVIFSVRFLHAPVTDFLIAPIGNEGGASVLAFGSIVIVTYALGRWIAKSIGRKSRKSLLGPIDRVLGFGFGMVKGLIGATLAYLLVVLVYDSIYGAGEARPEWIADSRTYPLLNASGDALVEFVEERREMAEAAE from the coding sequence ATGACTGGTCTTGATATTTTCGTATTGTTGCTAATGGGCGGCGCTGCTGTGTTCGGCTTCATGCGCGGCTTTGTGCAGGAAACGCTGTCTCTGATCGCTTGGGTGCTCGTCATTTTTTCCGTGCGGTTTTTGCACGCGCCAGTAACGGATTTTCTAATTGCCCCGATTGGCAATGAGGGCGGGGCTTCGGTCTTGGCGTTCGGATCTATTGTTATCGTAACCTATGCTTTGGGCCGGTGGATTGCTAAATCAATTGGTCGGAAGTCACGCAAATCACTACTTGGACCAATTGATCGTGTGCTTGGATTTGGTTTTGGGATGGTCAAAGGATTGATTGGCGCAACGCTCGCGTATCTGCTGGTGGTGCTAGTTTACGACAGCATCTATGGTGCAGGAGAGGCGCGGCCGGAATGGATCGCAGATTCCCGAACTTATCCACTGCTTAATGCCAGTGGCGATGCGCTGGTTGAATTTGTTGAAGAGCGCCGGGAAATGGCGGAGGCAGCAGAATGA
- the radA gene encoding DNA repair protein RadA — protein MAKPKKKYVCQNCGSISHRWEGQCADCGEWNTLVEEAGDTIFAAKHNLQSGGREVRLVGLDSEIQLPERKKTGIEEFDRAVGGGLVAGSATLMGGDPGIGKSTLLLQVSARLADAGCSVAYISGEEAADQVRLRARRLGLGKAPVKLASATSVRDILTTLGKDAPDFVVIDSIQTMHSDLIEGAPGTVSQVRASSQELIKFAKEHGTMIMLVGHVTKDGNIAGPRVLEHMVDTVMSFEGERSHQYRILRSIKNRFGGTDEIGVFAMEEMGLSEVQNPSALFLTDRSEEVTGATVFPALEGTRPVLVEIQALTVRLASGATPRRSVVGWDSSRLAMILAVLEARCGLSFSGAEVYLNVAGGYRLTDPAADLAVAAALISAHAEKPMPSDAVIFGEIALSGEIRPVSNTALRLKEASKLGFGRALIPASKEPAPTGVNTVNFGTLANLVDHMLSRD, from the coding sequence ATGGCGAAGCCGAAGAAAAAATATGTCTGCCAAAATTGTGGATCTATCTCGCATCGCTGGGAGGGGCAATGCGCAGATTGTGGCGAGTGGAATACGCTGGTTGAAGAGGCGGGCGACACTATATTCGCGGCTAAGCACAATTTGCAGAGTGGCGGCCGGGAAGTTCGGCTGGTCGGGCTGGATTCGGAAATCCAACTGCCAGAGCGCAAGAAGACAGGGATAGAAGAATTTGATCGCGCGGTTGGCGGTGGACTTGTCGCCGGTTCGGCAACGCTGATGGGTGGCGATCCGGGAATCGGGAAATCGACGCTTTTGCTTCAGGTTTCTGCACGGCTCGCTGATGCGGGGTGCTCAGTGGCCTATATTTCCGGTGAAGAAGCCGCAGATCAAGTGCGCTTGCGGGCTCGCCGGCTGGGTCTGGGTAAGGCGCCAGTCAAATTGGCCTCGGCTACATCGGTTCGTGATATACTGACGACGCTAGGCAAAGATGCGCCGGATTTTGTTGTGATTGATTCGATCCAGACCATGCATAGCGACCTTATCGAAGGGGCTCCCGGAACGGTTAGTCAGGTGCGCGCATCGTCGCAGGAACTCATAAAATTTGCCAAAGAACATGGCACGATGATCATGTTGGTCGGTCATGTGACCAAAGACGGTAATATCGCCGGGCCACGCGTGTTGGAACATATGGTCGACACGGTGATGAGCTTTGAGGGCGAGCGTAGCCATCAATATCGGATATTAAGATCAATAAAGAACCGCTTTGGCGGGACCGATGAAATCGGCGTTTTTGCTATGGAAGAAATGGGACTCAGCGAGGTTCAAAATCCTTCCGCGCTGTTTCTTACTGACCGCAGTGAAGAGGTAACTGGTGCGACTGTTTTTCCTGCGCTTGAAGGAACCCGCCCGGTATTGGTTGAAATACAGGCTTTGACTGTTCGGCTGGCAAGTGGAGCAACCCCGCGCCGCTCGGTTGTTGGTTGGGACAGCTCTCGTCTAGCGATGATATTGGCTGTGTTGGAAGCACGATGCGGGCTGAGTTTCTCTGGGGCAGAAGTATATTTGAATGTGGCTGGTGGTTATCGGCTGACCGATCCAGCGGCTGATTTGGCGGTGGCGGCGGCCTTGATTTCCGCCCATGCTGAAAAACCGATGCCAAGCGATGCTGTGATTTTTGGTGAAATAGCGCTTTCTGGTGAGATTCGTCCCGTGTCCAACACGGCGCTCCGGCTTAAAGAAGCCTCGAAACTTGGCTTTGGCCGGGCGCTCATTCCAGCCTCAAAAGAACCTGCTCCGACGGGTGTGAATACTGTGAACTTTGGGACGCTTGCCAATCTCGTTGACCATATGCTTAGCCGCGATTAG